From one Bacteroides fragilis NCTC 9343 genomic stretch:
- a CDS encoding Crp/Fnr family transcriptional regulator — METFIEKFRNSYHLSENDTQTLLSYMEEIRFKKKEVIVHEGSKNGNLYLIKQGIWRAHYLKDGVDTTIWFAGAGEAAFSVWGYVENTASHITIEVMCDSIAYCIPGSTLNNLYASSLGLANLGRQLMERQLLSLENWLISAGSPKAKERYLTLIKEHPELLQNVPLKHIASYLWITPQSLSRIRREMKM, encoded by the coding sequence ATGGAAACATTTATTGAAAAGTTCAGAAACAGCTATCATCTTTCAGAAAACGACACGCAAACCCTGCTCAGCTATATGGAGGAGATCCGTTTCAAAAAGAAAGAAGTCATCGTCCATGAAGGCTCCAAAAACGGAAATCTGTATCTGATAAAGCAGGGCATCTGGCGTGCCCATTATCTGAAAGATGGAGTGGACACTACCATTTGGTTTGCCGGTGCAGGCGAAGCTGCCTTTTCGGTATGGGGATATGTGGAAAATACTGCATCGCACATCACGATTGAAGTCATGTGCGATAGCATAGCCTACTGTATTCCGGGATCAACCCTGAACAATCTTTATGCTTCATCGCTCGGACTCGCCAACCTGGGACGGCAACTGATGGAACGGCAACTGCTCAGCCTCGAAAACTGGCTGATCAGCGCCGGAAGCCCCAAAGCTAAAGAACGTTATCTGACCCTTATCAAAGAACATCCCGAACTATTACAAAATGTGCCTTTAAAGCATATAGCCTCTTATTTGTGGATTACACCACAGTCGCTGAGCAGAATCCGGAGAGAAATGAAAATGTAA